In Mycolicibacter virginiensis, the DNA window CTTGACGTAGCCGACGAGCCCGAGCTCGTCGAGCAGCGGGCGCACCACCTCCAACGCGACCGCACGTGCCTGCGCGAAGCCGGTGCCCGGCTGCGGGTCCAGGTCGATGCGCAGCTCGTCGGGGTGGTCGGTGTCACCGCAGCGCACCGGCCAAGGGTGGAAGGTCACCGTGCTCATCTGCACGGCCCACAGGATGTCGGCGGGCCGGGTGACCTTGAGGACGTCGGCGGTGCGGCCGGACGGGAACGTCACCTGGCAGGACTGCAGGCTGTCCGGACGTCCACGCGGCAGCCGCTTCTGATAGACCTCGTCGCCCTCGATGCCGTCGGGGAACCGCTGCAGGTGGCTCGGCCGGTCGGCCAGAGCGTGCAGCAGCGGCCCGCCCGCCACCGCCAGGTAGTAATCGGCCAGCGCCCGCTTGGTGCCGCCGTCACCCAGCCGGGGGAAGTACACCTTGTCGCCGCTGGTGAAACGGACGGCGGTGCCATCGACATCTAGCTCCTCGGGCCCGGCCATCTCAGGTCTCCAGTACGTCGGCGAGGTCGTAGTTCAGCGGCACCTCGAGCTGATCGAAGGTGCAGCTGGCCGGGTCCCGGTCGGGGCGCCACCGCAGCAGTTTCACGGTGTGCCGAAAGCGGTCCCCCTCCATCTGGTCGTAGGCGACCTCAGCGACCCGCTCGGGCCGGATCGGGACCCACTGCTTGTCGGCGGCAGAGTTCCATCGGCTGGCCTCGCCCTCGCGGACGTCACCGATGCGCAGCGGCTCCAGCTCAACCTGGAGCTTGAGCCGATCAGCGTCGGTGAACGCCGACGAGCCGCCCACCATCGCCAGCTCGCCATCGGGGCGATACAGCCCCAACAGCAGAGAACCGATGCCGACGCCGCTCTTGTGGATGCGGTATCCCATCACCACGCAGTCGGCGTCCCGGTGGTGTTTGACCTTGACCATCTCGCGCTTGCCGGGCAGATACGGCCCGTCGTTCCGTTTGGCGACCACCCCATCCAGCCCAGCGCCTTCGAATGTGGTGAGCCAGCGGGTGGCCTGCTCGGGGTCCGCGGTGGCCCGGGTGATGTGACAGCTGGCGCCGCCGGTGATCAGATCGGACAGCGCCTCGCGTCGCACCCGAAACGGCTCGTCGAGCAGCGACGCCAAACCGGTGGCCAGCGCGTCGAAGGCGATGAACTGCGCCGGGGTCTGTTCGGCCAGCAGCCGCACCCGGCTCTCGGCGGGGTGAATCCGCTGGCTCAGCGAGTCCCAGTCCAGCCGGGTCCGCCCGCCGATCTGCCGCGGCACCACCACCTCGCCGTCGAGCACGCAACGCGGGGCGGTCTCGGCGCACAGAGCCTCCAGCAGCTCCGGGAAGTAACGGCTCAGCGGTTTGCCGTTGCGCGACTGCAGCAGTACCTCGTCACCGTCGCGGAACACAATGGCGCGAAAGCCGTCCCATTTGGGTTCGTAGGACCAGGAGTCGGGCGCTGCGCCGTCGCTGGGAACCTTGGCGGCCGCCTTGGCGAGCATCGGGGCTACCGGCGGGGCCACGGGTAGGTCCATGGTGTCCATCATGGGCGGTGGAGAGTCAGCGGCGCAGGAACTCCACGACGTGGCGGGCGAGTTCTTCGCCGGCATCCTCCTGCAGGAAGTGCCCGGCGTCGTGGATCGTCGGGTGCGCCCGGCCGTGCGCCCCGACCATCTCGCGCTCGAAGATCGGCGCCATGGCCCCGGTGATCGGGTCGCCGTCACTGAACGCGACCAGCATCGGGGTCTGCGATGCGCACAGCGCAGCCCACGCCGCCCGGTTGGCCGGGGCCGCGGGATCCTCGGGCGTGGTCGGGATCAGCGACGGCATGGTCCGGGGACCGACGCAGTAACTGTCGTCGGGGAACGGGGCGTCGTAGCCGGCCCGCACGGCGTCGCTCATCGGCCGGCGGCATCCGGCCTGCACGAACCATCCGACGTTGATCGTCGGTGCGGTCTGGATCGCCTCCCGGAAGCGCCACCAGACCTCCGGCATCGGAATGTCCCCGGTGGGCAGACCGGTGTTGGCCACGACTACGCCACTGAACCGGTCCGGGTTCTCCGCCAGCACCCGCAGCCCGATCAGCCCGCCCCAGTCCTGGCACACCAGCGTCACGTTCTGTAGGTCGAGGACGTCGAACGCCAGCGCACGCATCCATTCGACATGGCGCGCATAGGTGTGGTCTTGCGCGCGGGTCGGCTTGTCGGACCGGCCGAATCCGACCAGGTCCGGACAGATGACCCGATACCCCGCCTCGGCCAGGATCGGCATCATCTTGCGGTACAGATACGACCACGACGGTTCGCCGTGCAGCATCAGGATCGGGTCCCCGTCTTCGGGACCGTCTTGCACCCACGCCACCCGCAGCGTGCCGCCTGGCTCGTCCTCGTCCAGGTCGTCGAGGTCGCAGAACTGCGGCGGGTAGGGGAAATCCGGGAGTCCGGCGAACCTGTCGTCGGGCGTTCGCAGGGTCTGCATGAGGCGACGATACCGCGTCGGTATATACCCCCGGGGGTGTCTGATAGACTGGGCTCATCGCGACCAAGGAGGTCTGGAATGTCCGTGGCAATGAGTACCGCAGTGACCGGCGCCGATTTCGACGCAGTCACCGAGAAGACCCGAGAGATTTTGAAGGACAACGGTTTCGGCGTACTGACCGAAATCGACATGCAGGCCACACTGAAGGCCAAGCTCGGCGAGGAGATGGAGCGCTACCTGATCCTGGGTGCCTGCAATCCGCCGCTGGCGCACCGGGCCGTGACCGCTGAGAAGCGCATCGGGGTGCTGCTGCCCTGCAACGTCGTGGTGCGCGAAGACACCGAGCATCCGGGCACGGTGCTGGTGGAGGCCATGAATCCGCAACTGATGGCCCAGGTCATCGACAATCCGGCGTTGGCCGCGATCGCCGACGAGGTGAGCGAGAAAATCCGCACCGTCATCGATACGCTGGCGGTTGCGTTGCGCACCACCTGAAAGGAACCGCCGATGTGCTACCCCGTGCCCTGCCGAGTCTGCGGTAAAACCACCTGGGACGGGTGCGGCGAGCACATCGCAGAGGTGAAGGCTCAGGTGCCTCCGGAGCAGTGGTGCGCCGGCCATTCAGAGACGCAACGCTCCTAGTCCCGCCGCTGGGCACACCGTTTATGGTGTGGGGATGGCCGAGCATTTCATGCCGAACGCACACACGCTGGTGGACATGCTGCGGCTACAGGCGGACCGGTACGGGGACAAGGTTGCGTTCCAATTCGCTCCCGACGGCAACAACGTCACCGCCAGCCTGACGTATCGAGAACTCGACGCCAAGGCTCGGGCAGTTGGCGCCGACCTCCAGCGGCAGGGCGCTGCCGGACAACGGGTGCTGGCGATCTGCCGGCCGGGCCTGGACAGCATCATCAGCATTTTCGGCTGCTTTTACGCTGGGGCGATCGCGGTGCCGGTCGACACTCCACTGGCCCGCCTGAAGCTGGTCGCGCCCGACGCCCAGGCCACCTTCGCGGTGGCGACCTCCACCACCCAAACCCAGCTTCAGATGGCGGCCGCCGATGTGGCCGGCATGTCGGAGCTACGGTGGTGCGCCATCGACGAAGCCGTCGCCCCGGAAGCGTGGCAGGCGCCCGACATCGACCCGAGCACCACGGCGATGATCCAGTACACCTCCGGTTCGACAAAGTCACCCAAGGGTGTGGTGGTGACGCACGGCAACCTCATGCACAACCTGGAATCGATCCGGCAGGCCTACCACGGCAACGAGCACGAGACGAGCGTCTACTTCCTGCCGCAGCAGCATGACATGGGACTGATCGGTGGGGTCCTGGAGATGATCTACGTCGGCTGCACCACCGTATTGATGTCGCCGATCGTCTTCTTCCAGCGCCCGATGGCGTGGCTGGAAGCGATGTCCCGGTTCCGCGCCAACACGACCGCAGCACCCAACAGTGCCTACCGGTTGTGTGTCAAACAAAGCACTCCCGAGCAGCGTGCGGCACTGGATCTGTCGCACTGGACCACCGCCGCAAGCAGTTCCGAGCCGATCCAGGCGTCGACCATTCAGGAGTTCGCCGACGCGTTCGCTCCGGCGGGATTCCGCATCGAGGCGTTTCTCCCGTGCTACGGCCTGGCCGAGGCCACCCTGCTGGTCTCCGCAGACCCCACTCCCGGTGTCGCCGGCGTCCGCTACGTCGACAGCAAGGCACTGAGCGAGAACCGCACCGTCGACGTCGACGCCACCACCGACGCCGTCGCCGTGGTCAGCTGCGGCCCACCGGTGTACGGCCAACGGGTCGTGATCGCCGACCCGGAGACTCGCCGCCTCCTGGGACCGGACGAGGTCGGCGAGATCTGGGTGTCGGGCCCCAGCATTGGGCAGGGGTACTGGGATCGGCCGATAGAGAACGCACACAGCTTCGCCGGATTCCTGTCGGATACCGGTGAAGGTCCCTTCCTGCGGACCGGCGACATGGGATTCCTGTGCCAGGGTGAGGTATTCGTCACCGGGCGCTGGAAAGACCTCATCACCATCGGCGACAGCAACTATTTCCCGAACTACATCGAGCCGACTGTGCAGGACAGCCATCCGGCGTTGCTGCCCGACCGCGGCGCGGTCTTCGCGGTGCAACCGAAACCGAATGCCGACAGCCGCCTGGTGATCGTGCAGGAGCTGGACTATCGGCAGCAGGTCGCCGAGAGCGAATATCCCGGCATCATGGAGTCCATCCGCGCGGCGGTCAGCGAACAGCACGGTCTGGACGCCCATGACGTATTGCTGGTGCCGGCGATGCGGGTGCCCACCACCTCAAGCGGCAAGATTCAACGGGGCGAATGCCGGCGACAGTTCCTCGCCGGCGAACTCAATGCGCTGGCGCAGTGGCATGCCCCGGCGGCGCCGGCCGTACGGCACCCGGAGGCACCCGCAGGAACCGGAGCGAGCACGCTGGCCCGGATGATCGTTTCCAGCTTGGCGCAGCGCCGTCAGCAGCAACACGGAACACCGCCGAATCCCGCCAACAATTAGGGCTTAGCCCCTAGGAAGTCCACCAATCGGTCGAGGACGGGCCGCTGCCCGGCCAACAACTTGATTCGCGCCTGGGCCACCGAGAACCAGCCGACCCGGTCGACTTCCGGAAACTCCCGTCGTTGTCCCGACCGCGGCGGCCACTCCACTTCGAAGGTGTTGCTGCGGGCGTCGGTCACGTCGAGGTCGCCGCGCACGGCGAACACCGTGACCACCTTTCCGCCGGCCTGGCGCACCTCACCCAGATCGGCTCGCTCGCCGTGCGGCGGCGGTAGACCGAGCTCCTCGGCGAATTCACGTCGCGCTGTGTCCCACGGGTCCTCACCCTCGGGTTGTTCGCCCTTGGGAATCGACCAGGCCCCGTCGTCCTTGCGCGCCCAGAACGGTCCACCGGGATGGGCGATCAACACCTCGACTCCGCCGTCGGCGCTCGACCGGTACACCAGCAATCCGGCGCTGCGCTTGGCCACGCCTCACACCCCCACGGCGTGTTCCAGGTCTTCCAGCGCGGTGTTCAAGTGCCCGAGCAGGCGCTGTAGGTGCGGAATCGAGCGACGACAGCCGACCAGCCCGAAATCGAGGTTTCCGGCGTTGCTGACGACGGTCATGTTCAGGGCCTGCCCGTCCAGCGCGATCGACATCGGATAGTTGCCGTCCAGACGGGCGCCATGCCAGTACAGCGGCTCGGCCGGGCCGGGCACGTTGGAGATGACGATGTTGAACGGTGGCTTGGCCGCCGAGACGAATCCGGGGATGGCCGCCAAGGCCAGCGGCGCCATGTTGGCCGCCGACAACGCCAGCGCCTGGGTGCGCGGCAGCTCGCTGAAGACCTTCTTGTTGCGGCACATCGACTCGCTGATGGTCTCCAACCGCTGCGCCGGGTCTTCGACGTCGGTGGCCAGGTTGCACAAGATGGTGCCGACCATGTTGCCGCCGGAGTCGGCTTCGGCTTCGGTGCGAAGGCTCACCGGGACCATTGCCACCAGCGGATGGTCCGGCAGGGCGTTGCGCTCATCGAGGTAGCCACGCAGCGCGCCGGCGCACATCGCCAGCACCACGTCGTTGAGGGTGACGCCGGCCGCCCGTTTGACCGCGATCACCCGCTCCACCGGCCAGGACTGCGCCGCACACCGGCGGGCGCCGCCGATCTTGACGTTGAGCATGGTGCGCGGCGCTTCGAACGGCAGGGTCAGCTGTTGCTCCAGCAGTGCGGCACGCGCCAGCTTCACCGTCGACGGTCCCAGGGCGGCAACGCCTTTGACCATCGAGGTCAATTCGCTCAACGGTGACGGAGAATCCGGGCGCGGCCGCGACTGGGGCCGCACCGACCACGGCGTGCGCAGTTCCGACTCCCGCGGGTCGGTCGAGAGCGTGTGGCGCATCAACCGCAGCAGCGAGACACCGTCGATCAGCGAGTGGTGAATCTTGACGTAGACGGCGAACCGGCCGTCGGCCAGCCCCTCCACCACGTGGGCTTCCCACAACGGGCGGTGCCGGTCAAGCAGGCTGCCGTGCAGCCGAGAGGTCAGCTCCAACAGATCGCGCACTCGCCCGGGCACCGGCAGCGCCGAGCGCCGCACGTGGTACTCGAGGTCGACATCGTCGTCGAAGGCCCAGCGCAGACTCGAGATGCCACCGAACAGCGACGCCGGACGCTTTCGGAATGCGGGCTGCAGATCACGGGCGCCCAGCAGGCCCCGGTAGATCTCGCCGACGAATTCCGGTCCGGAGCCCTCCGGCGGTTCCAACAACATCAGCCCGCCGACGTGCATGGGGTGCTCACGCGTTTCGGTCAGCAGAAAGACCGAGTCGAGCGGTGACATCAGCTGCATCAATCCATTAGACCGTTCCAAGTGAGTGATCGTTAGTGATCACGCGACTTGCACCCCGTCTCGGGGTTGTTCGGCAGCCTCGCGGCCGCGTCCCTTCCGCGCTTCACAGCCACCGGCCCGGCTACGCCGGGTCTTACGGTCGGCTCCACGCTTGACGGCGGCCCCAACTGGGCCGACGACGCTATTGGGTTCCTCGTAGCGCGCGAGGTTCACAGCGGCGCAATCATCACGCTGATGGAAGGCTGAACACGAGTCGCATTGCCAGTGTTCAGCCCAGCCGATGTCCTGCACATGCCGGCAGGCATGACAAATTTTCGACGACGGAAACCAGCGGTCAGCGACCACCAGTTGTGACCCGTACCAGCGTGTCTTGTAGGACAGGTGCCGGCGCGGTGTGCCCAGAGCCGCATCGGAGAGGCCGCGCCGGCGAGCGCGGGCCCCCGGCAGGCCCTTTTGTCGCAGCATCCCCGCCGCATCCAACCCTTCCATCACGATGCGGCCGTGAGTTTTGGCCAACCGTGTGGTCAGGACGTGCAGATGATGGGTGCGAACATCGTTGACCCGGCGATGCAGCCGGGACATCTCGGTGCTGCGCCCACGATAGCGGCGCGAGCCTTTCCTACACCGGGAGCGGGCACGACTGACGTGCCGCATTGCTTTGAGTGCCGCTTCGAGCGGTCGCGGATTGGGCACCCGCTCAATCACATTGCCGTCAGCGTCGGCGACGGTGGCCAGCCGGCGCACCCCGACATCGACCCCCACCCGCGAGCCGGGACGGGCGGTATGGGGCTGTTGGGGGCGTTGCACCACCACCCGAACCGACAGGTCCAGCCGCGTACCGTTGCGCCGCACCGTCATCGCCAGGACCCGCGCCCGCCCCGCTCGGATGAGCCGTTCAATCCGACGGGTGTTCTCATGCGTACGAACAGTGCCAATGACCGGCAAGGTTAAGTGCCGGCGGTCGGGCTCGACGCGCATCGCCCCAGTCGTGAACGACACTCGATCGGCGTCACGGCCCTTGCGCTTGAACCGCGGGAAACCCACCCGCTTACCGGTGCGCGCACCAGATCGGCTCTGCTGCCAGTTCCAGTACGCATCCACCGCACCGGCCACCCCGTCGGCGTACGCCTCCTTCGAGCACTCCGGCCACCACACAACCCCGGTCTCGGCGTTGACACACACGCCGTCTTTGGCCTGATTCCAGCGTTTACGCAGTGACTGCAGCGACGGTTTCGCCGTCTCGACACCAGTCTCACGCCACGCCCTGGTATCGGCTTTCAGAACCGCCACAGCCCAGTTATATGCCTTACGGCGAGCACCGAAATGCCTAGCCAACGCGCGGGCCTGATCTTCGGTCGGGTCCAAAGTGAACCGGAAAGCCTGTACCCAACAGCCTTCGGGGATCTCGAAGCGCGCCATCAGGGCGCCTCACCGTCATCGGCAGCCACAATAGCTCTTTTAGCCGGGTTGGCCGCGGCACGTCTCCCGTAGACCTGGGCACACGTGCGGGTGAGGATCTCGGTCATATCGCGCACCAGAAACCAGCGATACGCGTTCACCCGAGCAGCACCGTTGCAGTCAGCCGCCGCCGCCAGATTCATACACCCGTTCCTACAACGCACCACCGACAACTACCGAGCACCCAGACCTCAACAGCTGACAACCCCGGAGGGGCGCATGGCCGCTTGCTAGTCTTGCCCCGTGCGCCGGCGGGCCGTTGTCTGTGTCGCCTCGGCCGCGTGCTTGCTCGCGGCCGGCATTGTCGCGCCCGCCGCGCCGGCAGATCCCGCAAACCCCGCCGTCGCCGGCAAGATGGTGTTTCTAGACCCCGGGCACAGCGGCGCCAACGACGCCTCGATCGCCCGGCAGGTTCCGAACGGGCGCGGCGGTACCAAGCCGTGTCAGACCAGCGGAACCGCCGCCGACGACGGCTATCCCGAGCACAGCCTGAACTGGGACGTGACCAACCGGATCCGGACGGAACTCGAGCGGCTTGGAGTGCACACCGAACTCTCGCGTGGCGACGACACCTCGGTAGGCCCATGCATCGACGCGCGCGCCGCAGCGGCCAACGCCGCGCACCCGGACGCGATCGTGTCCATCCACGCCGACGGCGGGCCCGCCTCAGGCCGCGGGTTTCACGTCAACTACTCCAGCCCAGCGCTCAATGACGCCCAGTCCGGTCCGGCGGTGGCGCTGGCCGGCGACATCCGGGATTCCCTGTTGGCCGCGGGAATTCCCCAGTCCAGCTATCTCGGTGCCGACGGCCTGTACGGGCGCGCGGATCTGGCCGGGCTGAATCTGGCCGAGTATCCGGCGGTGCTGGTCGAGTTGGGCAACATGCGTAATGCCCAGGACGCGGCGCTGCTGGAAAGTGCCGACGGGCGAGCTCAGTACGCCGCGGCGGTCACCAACGGGATCGTGGCCTACCTCAGCAGGTGACGATGTCTCAATGCGGATTCGGCCGTGCCGCCAGAACACTTTTCGGGGTGGCCGCCCTGACCCTGGCGCTGACGGGCTGCTCAGGCAACAGCACCCCGACGGTGATCGCTGGGCATGCGATATCGATGCTGTATGACCCCGGACGGGTCGGCGGGCTGCCCACCGCGGAAGGTCCCAGCGGCCCGCGCGGTGACGTTCCGCCGGTCACCGCCCGGGTGCAAAACAGCGACGGCGGGGACATCGACCGCCTGTCGCTGCTGGCGATCGATGACATCGAGGACTTCTGGGCGCAGCACTACGCCGAGGCGCTGCGCGGACGCTTTCAGCCGGTCTCGACGCTGATGTCGTATGACTCCACCGACGCAGACGGCCCGTCGGTGTGCGGCGGCGACGTCTATCACCTGCCGAACGCGATGTATTGCCGCCGGATGGACACCATGGCCTGGGACCGCGCCAAGTTCTTGCCCACCGCCCGAAAGTACTTCGGCGACATGGCGATCAACGGGACGCTGGCTCACGAATACGGGCATGCCCTGCAGAACATGGCGGGGATCGTCAACCCGCTGACGCGCACCCTGGTCCGCGAACAGCAGGCCGACTGTCTTGCCGGGGTGTATCTGCAATGGGTGGCCGCGGGCAGTTCCTCACGAATGCAGTTGAGCACCGGCGACGGCCTCAACCATGTGCTGGCCGGGCTGATCGTGATCCGCGACCCGGTGTCGACGCCGGACAATCCGGTCTCGATCTCTGATGAGCATGGCACCGCGCTGGACCGGGTCGGTGCTTTCCAGACCGGCTTCGACGGCGGCGCGGCGATGTGCGCCGAGATCGACATGGACGAGATCCGCAAGCGCCGCGGCGATCTGCCCAATTCCCTGTTCGATTCGGAGAACCCGCAAAGCGACCTCACGATCGACGCGTCGGTGTTGTCGACCCTGATGGAGCAGCTGGGCCAGATCTTCGGCTTGTCCCGTCCGCCGGAGCTGTCCACGTCGGGCAAATGCCCCAGTGGCCGCCACCCCGACCCGGTGGCCTACTGCCCGGAGTCCAACCTCATCGTCGTCGATCTGGCCGGCCTGCAGGAGATGAGCGCGCCGACCGATCAGTCGACGCTGGGTATGCCGCAGGGCGACAACACCGGATTGTCGGCTGTCACATCGCGGTATGCGCTTGCGGTGCAACGGGAACGCGAGGTCGGCTTGGAGTCGGCGGCGGCGGCGTTGCGCACCGCGTGCCTGACCGGGGTGGCCCAGCGCCGGATGGCCGAGCCCATGACGCTGTCATCGGGCCAGGGCTTGACGCTGGCCGGCGGCGACCTCGACGAGGCGGTGACCGGCCTGCTGATGAACGGAATCGTCGCCAGCGACGCCGAAGACAACACCGTGCCGGCGGGTTTCACCCGGATCCTCGCGTTCCGCTCCGGGCTGCACGGCGACATCGACGGATGCTTCGAGCGGTTCCCGTGATGGGCGTGACGTCATGAACCGCCCCGACGACCCGCGCGAACGGCCGGAGCGGCGAACCACGCCGATACCGCGGCCCCCACAGCAGCCGCAGCGGCCGCGCGGGCCACAGGGGCCACCGCCGCAGCGACCACGGCCACCCGAACGGCCCTGGTATCTGGAGGTCCGCCGACCCCCGACACCCCCGCCGCACCGAGTGCCACCGCCCCCGCAGCCGCACCGGCCGCCGCCGTCGGGACCTCGGGCTCCGGTACCGCCGGACCGTCGCCAGGCGCGGGCGGGCTCGGATGGCGGTGCCCCGAAACCGGGGGGCCCGCAACCTCCGTCGAACCGCGCCGTGCTGATCGCCGCGGGCCTGACCGGACTACTCGCCCTCGGCGTGCTTCTGGTGTTGGTACTGCGCGGCACCGTCGGCGGCTCGGGCCCCGTCGAACTCGATGTGCTCAA includes these proteins:
- a CDS encoding DNA polymerase domain-containing protein: MAGPEELDVDGTAVRFTSGDKVYFPRLGDGGTKRALADYYLAVAGGPLLHALADRPSHLQRFPDGIEGDEVYQKRLPRGRPDSLQSCQVTFPSGRTADVLKVTRPADILWAVQMSTVTFHPWPVRCGDTDHPDELRIDLDPQPGTGFAQARAVALEVVRPLLDELGLVGYVKTSGGRGLHVYLRIKSDWDFIEVRRAGIALAREIERRAPDAVTASWWKEERGARIFVDFNQNARDRTMASAYSVRATPIATVSTPLTWDELAAGADPDDYTISTVPDLIAHRGDPWSTIDDLEQSLEPLLDMVAADEARGLGDMPYPPNYPKMPGEPKRVQPSREKSD
- a CDS encoding ATP-dependent DNA ligase, whose product is MDTMDLPVAPPVAPMLAKAAAKVPSDGAAPDSWSYEPKWDGFRAIVFRDGDEVLLQSRNGKPLSRYFPELLEALCAETAPRCVLDGEVVVPRQIGGRTRLDWDSLSQRIHPAESRVRLLAEQTPAQFIAFDALATGLASLLDEPFRVRREALSDLITGGASCHITRATADPEQATRWLTTFEGAGLDGVVAKRNDGPYLPGKREMVKVKHHRDADCVVMGYRIHKSGVGIGSLLLGLYRPDGELAMVGGSSAFTDADRLKLQVELEPLRIGDVREGEASRWNSAADKQWVPIRPERVAEVAYDQMEGDRFRHTVKLLRWRPDRDPASCTFDQLEVPLNYDLADVLET
- a CDS encoding haloalkane dehalogenase; translated protein: MQTLRTPDDRFAGLPDFPYPPQFCDLDDLDEDEPGGTLRVAWVQDGPEDGDPILMLHGEPSWSYLYRKMMPILAEAGYRVICPDLVGFGRSDKPTRAQDHTYARHVEWMRALAFDVLDLQNVTLVCQDWGGLIGLRVLAENPDRFSGVVVANTGLPTGDIPMPEVWWRFREAIQTAPTINVGWFVQAGCRRPMSDAVRAGYDAPFPDDSYCVGPRTMPSLIPTTPEDPAAPANRAAWAALCASQTPMLVAFSDGDPITGAMAPIFEREMVGAHGRAHPTIHDAGHFLQEDAGEELARHVVEFLRR
- a CDS encoding DUF302 domain-containing protein, coding for MSVAMSTAVTGADFDAVTEKTREILKDNGFGVLTEIDMQATLKAKLGEEMERYLILGACNPPLAHRAVTAEKRIGVLLPCNVVVREDTEHPGTVLVEAMNPQLMAQVIDNPALAAIADEVSEKIRTVIDTLAVALRTT
- a CDS encoding fatty acyl-AMP ligase; translation: MAEHFMPNAHTLVDMLRLQADRYGDKVAFQFAPDGNNVTASLTYRELDAKARAVGADLQRQGAAGQRVLAICRPGLDSIISIFGCFYAGAIAVPVDTPLARLKLVAPDAQATFAVATSTTQTQLQMAAADVAGMSELRWCAIDEAVAPEAWQAPDIDPSTTAMIQYTSGSTKSPKGVVVTHGNLMHNLESIRQAYHGNEHETSVYFLPQQHDMGLIGGVLEMIYVGCTTVLMSPIVFFQRPMAWLEAMSRFRANTTAAPNSAYRLCVKQSTPEQRAALDLSHWTTAASSSEPIQASTIQEFADAFAPAGFRIEAFLPCYGLAEATLLVSADPTPGVAGVRYVDSKALSENRTVDVDATTDAVAVVSCGPPVYGQRVVIADPETRRLLGPDEVGEIWVSGPSIGQGYWDRPIENAHSFAGFLSDTGEGPFLRTGDMGFLCQGEVFVTGRWKDLITIGDSNYFPNYIEPTVQDSHPALLPDRGAVFAVQPKPNADSRLVIVQELDYRQQVAESEYPGIMESIRAAVSEQHGLDAHDVLLVPAMRVPTTSSGKIQRGECRRQFLAGELNALAQWHAPAAPAVRHPEAPAGTGASTLARMIVSSLAQRRQQQHGTPPNPANN
- a CDS encoding NUDIX domain-containing protein, whose translation is MAKRSAGLLVYRSSADGGVEVLIAHPGGPFWARKDDGAWSIPKGEQPEGEDPWDTARREFAEELGLPPPHGERADLGEVRQAGGKVVTVFAVRGDLDVTDARSNTFEVEWPPRSGQRREFPEVDRVGWFSVAQARIKLLAGQRPVLDRLVDFLGAKP
- a CDS encoding WS/DGAT/MGAT family O-acyltransferase, with protein sequence MQLMSPLDSVFLLTETREHPMHVGGLMLLEPPEGSGPEFVGEIYRGLLGARDLQPAFRKRPASLFGGISSLRWAFDDDVDLEYHVRRSALPVPGRVRDLLELTSRLHGSLLDRHRPLWEAHVVEGLADGRFAVYVKIHHSLIDGVSLLRLMRHTLSTDPRESELRTPWSVRPQSRPRPDSPSPLSELTSMVKGVAALGPSTVKLARAALLEQQLTLPFEAPRTMLNVKIGGARRCAAQSWPVERVIAVKRAAGVTLNDVVLAMCAGALRGYLDERNALPDHPLVAMVPVSLRTEAEADSGGNMVGTILCNLATDVEDPAQRLETISESMCRNKKVFSELPRTQALALSAANMAPLALAAIPGFVSAAKPPFNIVISNVPGPAEPLYWHGARLDGNYPMSIALDGQALNMTVVSNAGNLDFGLVGCRRSIPHLQRLLGHLNTALEDLEHAVGV
- the tnpB gene encoding IS607 family element RNA-guided endonuclease TnpB — protein: MARFEIPEGCWVQAFRFTLDPTEDQARALARHFGARRKAYNWAVAVLKADTRAWRETGVETAKPSLQSLRKRWNQAKDGVCVNAETGVVWWPECSKEAYADGVAGAVDAYWNWQQSRSGARTGKRVGFPRFKRKGRDADRVSFTTGAMRVEPDRRHLTLPVIGTVRTHENTRRIERLIRAGRARVLAMTVRRNGTRLDLSVRVVVQRPQQPHTARPGSRVGVDVGVRRLATVADADGNVIERVPNPRPLEAALKAMRHVSRARSRCRKGSRRYRGRSTEMSRLHRRVNDVRTHHLHVLTTRLAKTHGRIVMEGLDAAGMLRQKGLPGARARRRGLSDAALGTPRRHLSYKTRWYGSQLVVADRWFPSSKICHACRHVQDIGWAEHWQCDSCSAFHQRDDCAAVNLARYEEPNSVVGPVGAAVKRGADRKTRRSRAGGCEARKGRGREAAEQPRDGVQVA
- a CDS encoding Rv3717 family N-acetylmuramoyl-L-alanine amidase, whose amino-acid sequence is MRRRAVVCVASAACLLAAGIVAPAAPADPANPAVAGKMVFLDPGHSGANDASIARQVPNGRGGTKPCQTSGTAADDGYPEHSLNWDVTNRIRTELERLGVHTELSRGDDTSVGPCIDARAAAANAAHPDAIVSIHADGGPASGRGFHVNYSSPALNDAQSGPAVALAGDIRDSLLAAGIPQSSYLGADGLYGRADLAGLNLAEYPAVLVELGNMRNAQDAALLESADGRAQYAAAVTNGIVAYLSR
- a CDS encoding neutral zinc metallopeptidase, coding for MSQCGFGRAARTLFGVAALTLALTGCSGNSTPTVIAGHAISMLYDPGRVGGLPTAEGPSGPRGDVPPVTARVQNSDGGDIDRLSLLAIDDIEDFWAQHYAEALRGRFQPVSTLMSYDSTDADGPSVCGGDVYHLPNAMYCRRMDTMAWDRAKFLPTARKYFGDMAINGTLAHEYGHALQNMAGIVNPLTRTLVREQQADCLAGVYLQWVAAGSSSRMQLSTGDGLNHVLAGLIVIRDPVSTPDNPVSISDEHGTALDRVGAFQTGFDGGAAMCAEIDMDEIRKRRGDLPNSLFDSENPQSDLTIDASVLSTLMEQLGQIFGLSRPPELSTSGKCPSGRHPDPVAYCPESNLIVVDLAGLQEMSAPTDQSTLGMPQGDNTGLSAVTSRYALAVQREREVGLESAAAALRTACLTGVAQRRMAEPMTLSSGQGLTLAGGDLDEAVTGLLMNGIVASDAEDNTVPAGFTRILAFRSGLHGDIDGCFERFP